In Acinetobacter sp. WCHAc010034, a genomic segment contains:
- a CDS encoding AraC family transcriptional regulator, translating into MKGLDNDYFKGTISISLVSEALLAAQQRGFNAAELLMQAGIAPELLLSEKARVSVIQYAQLWIVLADAMNDEFFGMDSHPMRRGSYTFLSKSLLQAENLGKALQQILQFLNLILDDFSSSSFVQENYAYIVIQDAQQPKRMFSYATYLMLVHGLMCWLSGQRIVLNRIQLKCRPPADDSDYRTRFCDDIQYAANENYIQFDAGYLNIPMKQDKKSWHQFIQHTPYNLLVRFKNPNALSHQIRRLFMQTPPAEWPELAALSQQFTISEATLQRRLKQEGIHFQQLKNEIRRDLAISLLEQSHKTLQDISEHLNFQDASAFHRAFKKWTGVSPGAYRQNNAG; encoded by the coding sequence ATGAAAGGCTTGGACAACGATTATTTTAAAGGCACAATTTCAATCAGCTTAGTCAGTGAAGCGCTGCTGGCGGCGCAGCAGCGCGGCTTTAACGCGGCAGAACTGCTGATGCAGGCCGGCATTGCCCCGGAGCTGCTGCTGTCAGAAAAAGCCCGCGTTTCTGTAATTCAATACGCGCAGCTGTGGATTGTCCTGGCCGACGCCATGAATGATGAATTTTTCGGCATGGACAGCCATCCCATGCGCAGAGGAAGCTATACTTTTTTATCAAAATCCCTGCTGCAGGCAGAAAATTTAGGCAAGGCGCTGCAGCAGATCCTGCAGTTTTTGAACCTGATTCTGGATGATTTCAGCAGCAGCAGCTTTGTGCAGGAAAACTACGCCTATATTGTGATTCAAGATGCGCAGCAGCCGAAGCGCATGTTCAGCTACGCCACGTATTTAATGCTGGTGCACGGCCTGATGTGCTGGCTGAGCGGGCAGCGCATTGTGCTGAACCGCATCCAGCTGAAATGCCGCCCGCCGGCAGATGACAGCGACTACAGAACCCGCTTCTGCGATGATATTCAGTACGCCGCCAATGAAAACTATATCCAGTTTGATGCCGGCTATTTGAATATTCCAATGAAACAGGACAAAAAATCCTGGCATCAGTTTATTCAGCATACACCCTATAACCTGCTGGTGCGCTTTAAGAATCCGAATGCCTTAAGCCACCAGATCCGCAGGCTGTTTATGCAGACGCCGCCAGCTGAATGGCCTGAACTGGCTGCGCTGTCGCAGCAGTTCACTATATCTGAAGCCACCCTGCAGCGCCGCTTAAAGCAGGAAGGCATTCATTTCCAGCAGCTGAAAAATGAAATACGGCGCGACCTGGCCATCAGTTTGCTGGAGCAGAGCCATAAAACCCTGCAGGACATCAGCGAGCACCTGAATTTTCAGGATGCCAGCGCCTTTCACCGCGCCTTTAAAAAGTGGACAGGCGTCAGCCCGGGCGCATACCGGCAAAACAATGCCGGATAA
- the prmC gene encoding peptide chain release factor N(5)-glutamine methyltransferase, producing MNIAQALALRGEPESYERQENAWLLEHITKIDAFDLVMKKDQELTAAQEQQYTASLARIAAGEPLAYVTGSQPFWTLDLKVTKDTLVPRPDTEVLVETVLHLDVPEDARIVDLGTGTGAVALSIASERPDWAVTATDIYEPTLEVAQFNAEKHDLEHVRFVCGSWFKPLGREFFDVIVSNPPYIDAEDEHMQDLATEPERALVADKHGLADLELIIQQGKKHLTVDGWVVLEHGYDQGDAVRHIFTQAGYKQVRTVKDYGGNDRVTLGQWPH from the coding sequence ATGAATATTGCACAGGCCTTGGCTTTACGCGGCGAACCTGAAAGCTATGAGCGTCAGGAAAATGCATGGCTGCTCGAACACATTACTAAAATTGATGCTTTTGATCTGGTTATGAAAAAGGATCAGGAGCTGACCGCAGCGCAGGAACAGCAGTATACTGCCAGTTTGGCGCGGATTGCCGCCGGCGAGCCGCTGGCTTATGTGACCGGGTCGCAGCCGTTTTGGACGCTGGATTTAAAAGTCACTAAAGATACGCTGGTGCCGCGCCCGGATACCGAAGTGCTGGTCGAAACCGTCCTGCATTTGGATGTGCCTGAAGATGCGCGCATTGTGGACTTGGGCACAGGCACAGGCGCAGTCGCGCTGTCGATTGCCAGCGAGCGCCCGGACTGGGCGGTGACGGCAACGGATATTTATGAGCCGACTTTGGAAGTGGCGCAGTTTAATGCCGAAAAGCATGATTTGGAGCATGTGAGGTTTGTCTGCGGTTCCTGGTTTAAGCCTTTGGGCCGTGAATTTTTTGATGTGATTGTGTCCAATCCGCCGTATATCGACGCTGAAGATGAGCACATGCAGGATTTGGCCACAGAGCCTGAACGCGCTTTGGTGGCGGACAAGCATGGCTTGGCGGATTTGGAGTTGATTATCCAGCAGGGCAAAAAGCATTTGACTGTGGACGGCTGGGTGGTGCTGGAGCATGGCTATGATCAAGGCGATGCAGTACGCCATATCTTTACCCAGGCCGGCTATAAGCAGGTGCGCACCGTTAAGGATTACGGCGGCAATGACCGCGTGACTTTGGGACAATGGCCGCATTAA
- the prfA gene encoding peptide chain release factor 1, whose protein sequence is MKESLRLRLDQLSDRHEELNALLADVEVISDNKRFRQLSREHSDLSEITDVWRKYRQAEEDIETAEAMLSDPDFKEMAQEEIKENKALIEQLEADLNILMIPKDPNDANSAYLEIRAGTGGDEAAIFSGDLFRMYSKYAETQGWRLEILSENEGEHGGYKEVICLINGDGVYGRLKFESGAHRVQRVPATESQGRVHTSACTVAILPEIDVDTTVEINPSELRIDTYRASGAGGQHINKTDSAVRITHIPTGTVVECQDERSQHKNKAKAMALLVSRLENAKRAAADAATSEMRRDLVGSGDRSERIRTYNYPQGRMTDHRINLTLYKLDAVMEGDLTELLDSLHREYQADQLALLAQQNGG, encoded by the coding sequence ATGAAAGAATCGCTGCGCTTACGCTTAGATCAGCTGTCTGACCGTCACGAAGAATTAAATGCCTTGCTTGCAGATGTCGAAGTAATTTCTGACAATAAGCGTTTCCGCCAGCTGTCGCGCGAGCACAGCGACCTGAGCGAAATCACCGATGTGTGGCGCAAATACCGGCAGGCGGAAGAAGACATTGAAACTGCGGAAGCCATGCTGTCCGATCCTGACTTTAAAGAAATGGCGCAGGAAGAGATTAAGGAAAATAAAGCCTTAATTGAACAGCTGGAAGCTGATCTGAACATTTTGATGATTCCGAAAGACCCGAATGACGCCAACTCTGCGTATCTGGAAATCCGCGCCGGAACCGGCGGTGATGAAGCTGCGATTTTCTCCGGCGACTTATTCCGCATGTACAGCAAATATGCAGAAACTCAGGGCTGGCGTTTGGAAATCCTGTCTGAAAATGAAGGCGAGCACGGCGGCTATAAGGAAGTGATCTGCCTGATTAACGGCGATGGGGTTTACGGCCGCCTGAAATTTGAAAGCGGCGCGCATCGCGTGCAGCGTGTGCCTGCAACCGAATCGCAAGGCCGTGTGCATACCTCTGCATGCACTGTGGCAATTCTGCCGGAAATTGATGTGGACACCACGGTGGAGATCAATCCATCGGAACTGCGTATTGACACTTACCGCGCATCGGGTGCGGGCGGCCAGCACATTAACAAAACCGACTCTGCGGTGCGCATTACCCATATTCCTACAGGAACCGTGGTGGAATGCCAGGATGAGCGTTCACAGCATAAAAACAAAGCCAAAGCGATGGCTTTGCTGGTGTCGCGCCTGGAAAATGCCAAGCGCGCGGCCGCCGATGCTGCGACCTCTGAAATGCGCCGCGACTTGGTCGGTTCAGGTGACCGTTCAGAGCGCATCCGCACCTATAACTATCCGCAAGGCCGCATGACCGATCACCGCATTAACCTGACTTTATACAAGCTGGATGCGGTCATGGAAGGCGACTTAACTGAACTGCTGGACAGCCTGCACCGTGAATATCAGGCTGATCAGCTGGCATTATTGGCACAGCAGAATGGTGGTTAA
- a CDS encoding glycine zipper domain-containing protein, whose translation MKLNAILLSATLAAASLFTVSAHADSTTRVAAASALGSVAGTAIGKNMGGTTGATIGAALGGAGGAAVASDKRNRTESAIGGALGGGAGYTVGKSMGGTNGGYIGAAAGAAGGAALGNKISKDKAYEKKQQRKYKKHRRHHH comes from the coding sequence ATGAAACTGAACGCTATCTTGCTCAGCGCCACGCTGGCAGCGGCATCTTTATTTACCGTTAGCGCGCATGCTGACAGCACAACCCGCGTAGCGGCCGCCAGCGCCTTAGGCAGCGTAGCAGGCACAGCAATCGGTAAAAATATGGGCGGCACAACCGGCGCGACCATTGGCGCAGCCTTAGGCGGCGCGGGCGGCGCAGCCGTTGCAAGCGATAAGCGCAACCGCACAGAATCCGCTATTGGCGGCGCTTTAGGCGGCGGCGCAGGCTATACGGTCGGCAAGAGCATGGGCGGCACCAACGGCGGCTATATCGGCGCGGCGGCTGGCGCAGCAGGCGGCGCGGCTTTAGGCAATAAAATCTCTAAAGATAAAGCCTACGAGAAAAAGCAGCAGCGCAAATACAAAAAACACCGCCGCCATCACCACTAA
- a CDS encoding DUF2171 domain-containing protein, producing MIDLQSIQKHADVIASCGTKVGTVDHLEGTDQLKLTRHESSDGMHHLIPVSWVQEIRDNQVMLNKCSDEVHQQWKAV from the coding sequence ATGATTGATCTTCAAAGTATTCAAAAGCATGCAGATGTTATTGCGTCCTGCGGGACAAAAGTCGGCACGGTCGATCATCTTGAAGGCACTGACCAGCTTAAGCTGACGCGTCACGAGTCCAGTGACGGCATGCATCATCTGATTCCTGTTTCCTGGGTTCAGGAAATCCGGGACAATCAGGTGATGCTGAATAAATGTTCGGACGAAGTCCATCAGCAGTGGAAGGCGGTTTAA
- a CDS encoding LLM class flavin-dependent oxidoreductase — MRSLQAVKFSILELAPVRDDKSIRFALNHALELAQHAERLGYDRFWLAEHHNMDGIASSATAVLLGYILANTSTLKVGSGGIMLPNHAPLVVAEQFGTLATLYPNRIELGLGRAPGTDPATMRALRRGRQETEEQFPQDVAEILRYFDDAQPQQRITATPGQGTHVPVWLLGSSLFSAQLAAKLGLPYSFASHFAPRMLSQAIQLYRDSFEPSQYLDRPYVSMGVPAVVAQTDEEAHYLASSAYQRVLGLMRGHSLKLKAPVPSMQNLWSPAEKMSVDNFYAMAQIGSNSTVKVGLEGLLAKYDVDEFIFTCDIYDTDKRIENFERLMQIKHEAA; from the coding sequence ATGCGCTCATTGCAAGCAGTTAAATTTTCCATTTTAGAACTGGCGCCTGTGCGCGACGATAAAAGCATCCGGTTTGCCTTAAACCATGCGCTGGAACTGGCCCAGCATGCTGAAAGGCTCGGCTATGACCGCTTCTGGCTAGCAGAACACCACAACATGGACGGCATCGCCAGCTCGGCAACAGCGGTTTTGCTCGGCTATATTCTGGCCAACACTTCAACTTTAAAAGTAGGCTCCGGAGGCATTATGCTGCCGAACCACGCCCCCTTGGTGGTTGCAGAACAATTCGGCACCTTGGCAACGCTGTATCCAAACCGAATTGAGCTGGGGCTTGGGCGCGCCCCGGGCACAGACCCCGCCACTATGCGCGCATTGCGCCGCGGGCGTCAGGAAACCGAAGAGCAGTTCCCGCAGGATGTAGCGGAGATTTTACGCTATTTTGATGACGCGCAGCCGCAGCAGCGCATTACCGCAACGCCGGGCCAAGGCACGCATGTTCCCGTCTGGCTGCTGGGTTCCAGCCTGTTCAGCGCGCAGCTGGCCGCCAAGCTTGGCCTGCCTTATTCCTTCGCCTCCCATTTTGCGCCACGCATGCTCAGCCAAGCCATTCAGCTGTACCGCGACAGCTTTGAGCCTTCGCAGTATTTAGACCGGCCTTATGTGTCAATGGGCGTGCCAGCGGTTGTGGCGCAGACCGATGAAGAAGCGCACTATTTGGCCAGCAGCGCCTACCAGCGGGTTTTGGGCCTGATGCGCGGCCACAGCCTGAAGCTTAAAGCGCCCGTCCCAAGCATGCAGAACCTGTGGTCGCCTGCCGAAAAAATGTCTGTAGACAATTTTTACGCTATGGCGCAAATCGGCTCAAACAGCACCGTCAAAGTGGGTCTGGAAGGCCTTTTGGCAAAATACGATGTCGATGAGTTTATTTTCACCTGCGATATTTACGATACAGACAAACGCATAGAAAACTTTGAGCGCCTGATGCAGATTAAGCATGAAGCCGCCTAG
- the yiaA gene encoding inner membrane protein YiaA: MNQYINKPTPAFVAASWAALFAGAAAYGIGLFNADMLLNEKGYYLVLILYGLFSAVSLQKIIRDKIEGMHVTHIYYGLCWASVAICIALLAIGLFNANLALSEKGFYIMAFLLSLFGAVAVQKNIRDMEYLRQHNQSAHLELKNTPSIAESEHND; the protein is encoded by the coding sequence ATGAATCAATACATTAATAAACCCACGCCCGCTTTTGTGGCCGCCAGCTGGGCCGCGCTATTTGCCGGCGCCGCCGCATACGGCATTGGCCTGTTCAATGCAGACATGCTGCTGAACGAAAAAGGCTATTACCTGGTTTTGATTCTATACGGGCTTTTTTCCGCTGTTTCCCTGCAGAAAATCATCCGCGATAAAATTGAAGGCATGCATGTCACACATATTTATTACGGGCTGTGCTGGGCCTCTGTCGCCATCTGCATCGCCCTGCTGGCTATCGGCCTGTTTAATGCCAATTTGGCCCTGAGTGAAAAAGGCTTCTATATTATGGCCTTTTTGCTCAGCCTCTTCGGCGCGGTTGCGGTACAGAAAAATATCCGCGATATGGAATACCTGCGCCAGCACAATCAAAGCGCTCATTTAGAACTGAAAAACACGCCATCCATTGCGGAAAGCGAACATAACGATTAG
- a CDS encoding flavoprotein: MATFKQDASHHAFRNAAQDFQAFQGALVQSTAMKDFDFSGKNVAILSIDQDSASLLAAVCDQAAQVAVFQIHPHFVLPKTERFMQKLIQHPLVIKNRRLFNNRIKSLLALRFLEDQVKDTWLKHLLMPNTAIQHKVFLKSDHYYASLQRANCTLVTWPIVKVHSHGIQAINGHIYPCDVIVYHGEA, translated from the coding sequence ATGGCCACTTTTAAGCAGGATGCTTCCCATCATGCCTTTAGAAATGCAGCGCAGGACTTTCAGGCATTTCAAGGCGCTTTAGTGCAATCTACAGCAATGAAGGATTTCGATTTCAGCGGCAAAAATGTCGCCATCCTCAGCATCGATCAGGATTCCGCCAGCCTGCTTGCAGCGGTCTGCGATCAGGCGGCGCAGGTTGCCGTGTTTCAGATTCATCCGCATTTTGTGCTGCCCAAAACGGAGCGCTTCATGCAGAAACTGATTCAGCATCCGCTGGTCATTAAAAACCGGCGCCTGTTCAACAACCGCATCAAAAGCCTGCTGGCGCTGCGCTTTCTGGAAGATCAGGTCAAGGACACCTGGCTGAAGCACTTGCTGATGCCGAATACTGCCATTCAGCATAAGGTGTTTCTAAAGTCTGACCATTATTACGCCTCGCTGCAGCGCGCAAACTGCACGCTGGTCACTTGGCCGATTGTCAAAGTGCACAGTCACGGCATACAAGCCATCAACGGCCATATTTATCCCTGCGATGTGATTGTTTACCATGGCGAGGCATAG
- a CDS encoding pyruvate, water dikinase regulatory protein: MSEGKQIRRSVFFISDGTAITAETLGHSLLAQFPHVDFDIHIIPYITSEEAAMNVVAEINQRAQLDGQKPLVFDTLVDPYARDIINTANAINLDVFEGLISKLSDELGTSPTTLVGQTHAVTDSESYKARIDAVHFALDNDDGARTRHYDKADLILIGVSRSGKTPTSIYLSLQFGIRVANYPLTEEDLDDNRLPSVLKAHKHKLFGLMIDAERLVAIRSERKANSRYASFNQCQMELRAVEGIYISEGIKYLNVSEMSIEEISTRVLQMTGLKRRIG; the protein is encoded by the coding sequence ATGTCAGAAGGTAAACAAATCCGGCGCAGTGTTTTTTTTATTTCAGACGGTACCGCTATTACCGCTGAAACCCTTGGACACTCACTGCTTGCGCAGTTTCCGCATGTTGATTTTGACATTCATATTATTCCTTATATTACATCTGAAGAAGCAGCCATGAATGTGGTGGCTGAGATCAATCAGCGCGCGCAGCTGGACGGGCAAAAGCCGCTGGTTTTTGATACGCTGGTAGACCCGTATGCGCGCGACATCATCAATACAGCAAATGCTATAAATCTTGATGTATTTGAGGGTCTTATCAGTAAACTGTCGGATGAATTGGGAACTTCCCCTACGACTTTAGTCGGGCAAACCCATGCCGTGACGGATTCAGAGTCTTACAAGGCGCGCATTGATGCGGTGCATTTTGCCCTGGATAATGATGACGGCGCGCGCACCCGCCACTATGACAAGGCTGACCTGATCTTAATAGGCGTGTCGCGCTCAGGCAAAACCCCGACCTCCATCTACCTTTCACTGCAGTTCGGCATCCGTGTGGCAAACTACCCGCTGACTGAAGAAGATTTAGACGATAACCGCCTGCCTTCGGTGTTAAAGGCGCATAAGCACAAGCTTTTCGGCCTGATGATTGACGCTGAGCGCCTGGTTGCCATCCGCAGCGAGCGCAAAGCCAACAGCCGCTATGCCAGTTTCAACCAGTGCCAGATGGAGCTGCGCGCGGTGGAGGGGATTTACATTTCTGAAGGGATTAAATATCTCAATGTTTCAGAGATGTCGATTGAAGAAATTTCAACCCGCGTACTGCAAATGACCGGCTTGAAGCGCCGCATCGGTTAA
- the ppsA gene encoding phosphoenolpyruvate synthase, whose amino-acid sequence MEARVIGLEKLGKHDVELVGGKNSSLGEMISHLSNAGVSVPGGFATTADAYREFLEQSGLNAKINAELAALNVDDVIALAETGAKIRQWIVDTPLTPGLEQEVRTAFAALSNGNPEIAVAVRSSATAEDLPDASFAGQQETFLNIRGIDNVLIAIKEVFASLYNDRAISYRVHQNFAHDVVALSAGIQRMVRSETGAAGVMFTLDTESGFREAVFITASYGLGEMVVQGAVNPDEFYISKPLLRAGRHAVLRRNLGSKHQKMVYGEEGAAGKSVVVVDVEKAERQQFALNDHELQELAKQALIIEEHYQAPMDIEWAKDGDDGQIYIVQARPETVKSRENVGTMERYLLNQKGTVICEGRSIGQRIGSGKVRVVTSIKEMDKVQDGDVLVSDMTDPDWEPVMKRAAAIVTNRGGRTCHAAIIARELGVPAIVGCGNATEVLADGQEVTVSCAEGDTGFIYEGALDFEVQKNSIESMPKLPFKIMMNVGNPDRAFDFAQIPNEGIGLARLEFIINRMIGVHPKALLNIDSLPRETRAAVMARTAGYSSPIEFYVEKLVEGISTLAAAFADKPVIVRMSDFKSNEYANLIGGKLYEPEEENPMLGFRGASRYVSDNFRDCFELECRALKKARDEMGLTNIQIMIPFVRTVAEAKRVIELLGQNGLKRGENGLKVIMMCELPTNALLAEQFLEHFDGFSIGSNDLTQLTLGLDRDSGIVSHLFDERDPAVKALLSMAIHACRKAGKYVGICGQGPSDHPDLAKWLMEQGIESVSLNPDSVLDTWFFLAEEKAQQA is encoded by the coding sequence TTGGAAGCGCGCGTAATTGGTCTAGAAAAATTAGGGAAGCACGATGTAGAACTCGTGGGTGGGAAAAACTCATCTCTGGGGGAAATGATCAGCCACTTATCAAATGCTGGCGTTTCAGTACCGGGTGGCTTCGCAACCACGGCTGATGCCTATCGTGAATTCCTCGAGCAAAGCGGCCTAAACGCTAAAATCAATGCAGAGCTTGCTGCGCTTAATGTCGATGATGTAATTGCCCTTGCAGAAACCGGCGCTAAAATTCGTCAATGGATTGTAGACACTCCTCTTACTCCAGGACTAGAACAAGAAGTCCGCACTGCTTTTGCAGCGCTTTCTAACGGCAACCCTGAAATCGCGGTTGCCGTTCGTTCATCTGCGACAGCAGAAGACTTGCCGGACGCATCTTTTGCCGGCCAGCAGGAAACTTTCCTGAATATCCGCGGCATTGACAACGTGCTGATCGCGATCAAGGAAGTTTTTGCATCTTTATACAACGACCGCGCCATTTCTTACCGTGTACACCAAAACTTTGCGCATGACGTTGTTGCACTGTCTGCCGGCATTCAGCGCATGGTGCGCTCAGAAACCGGCGCTGCCGGCGTAATGTTCACTTTAGATACAGAATCAGGCTTCCGTGAAGCTGTATTTATCACGGCATCTTACGGCCTGGGCGAAATGGTTGTTCAGGGCGCAGTCAACCCGGACGAATTCTATATTTCCAAGCCGCTGCTTAGAGCAGGCAGACATGCTGTCCTGCGCCGCAACCTTGGCTCCAAGCATCAGAAAATGGTGTATGGCGAAGAAGGCGCTGCCGGCAAATCTGTCGTCGTGGTTGACGTAGAAAAAGCTGAACGCCAGCAATTCGCTTTAAATGACCACGAGCTTCAAGAACTTGCCAAGCAGGCATTGATCATTGAAGAGCACTATCAGGCACCGATGGATATCGAATGGGCTAAAGACGGTGATGACGGTCAAATTTACATCGTTCAGGCGCGCCCTGAAACTGTGAAGAGCCGTGAAAACGTCGGCACCATGGAACGCTACCTGCTGAACCAGAAAGGCACAGTCATCTGTGAAGGCCGCTCAATCGGCCAGCGCATCGGCTCAGGCAAAGTCCGCGTGGTAACTTCCATTAAAGAAATGGACAAAGTGCAGGACGGCGACGTGCTTGTTTCTGACATGACCGACCCGGACTGGGAACCGGTAATGAAGCGCGCGGCAGCGATTGTCACTAACCGCGGCGGCCGTACCTGCCACGCGGCGATTATTGCGCGCGAACTTGGCGTTCCGGCAATTGTCGGCTGCGGCAACGCAACTGAAGTGCTGGCTGACGGTCAGGAAGTGACTGTTTCATGCGCTGAAGGCGACACTGGCTTCATCTACGAAGGCGCTTTAGATTTCGAAGTTCAAAAGAACTCAATCGAATCTATGCCTAAGCTTCCGTTCAAAATCATGATGAACGTCGGCAACCCGGACCGCGCATTTGACTTTGCGCAAATTCCAAACGAAGGCATTGGCCTTGCGCGCCTTGAGTTCATCATCAACCGCATGATCGGCGTGCACCCTAAAGCATTGCTGAACATTGACAGCCTGCCGCGTGAAACCCGCGCAGCTGTAATGGCGCGCACTGCAGGCTACTCTTCTCCAATCGAATTCTATGTCGAAAAACTGGTTGAGGGCATTTCTACCCTGGCTGCCGCTTTTGCAGACAAGCCGGTGATTGTGCGCATGTCTGACTTCAAGTCAAACGAATACGCGAACCTGATTGGCGGCAAGCTGTACGAGCCGGAAGAAGAAAACCCTATGCTGGGCTTCCGCGGCGCGAGCCGTTACGTGTCTGACAACTTCCGCGACTGCTTCGAACTCGAATGCCGCGCGCTGAAGAAAGCCCGTGACGAAATGGGCCTGACCAACATTCAAATCATGATTCCTTTTGTGCGCACAGTGGCGGAAGCGAAACGCGTGATTGAGCTGCTGGGTCAAAACGGCCTGAAGCGCGGTGAGAACGGCCTGAAAGTGATCATGATGTGCGAACTGCCAACCAACGCATTGCTGGCTGAACAGTTCCTTGAGCACTTTGACGGCTTCTCTATCGGCTCTAACGACTTGACTCAGCTAACGCTTGGCCTAGACCGCGACTCAGGCATTGTTTCCCACCTGTTTGACGAACGCGACCCGGCGGTTAAAGCGCTTCTGTCCATGGCGATTCACGCCTGCCGCAAAGCGGGCAAATATGTCGGCATTTGCGGCCAGGGCCCATCTGACCACCCTGACCTTGCAAAATGGCTGATGGAGCAAGGCATTGAATCAGTATCGCTGAACCCGGATTCTGTTTTAGACACTTGGTTCTTCCTTGCTGAAGAAAAAGCTCAACAAGCTTAA
- a CDS encoding RDD family protein translates to MQIYLARNNQQAGPYSLEQLNQMLASQQVLLTDLAWHQGMAEWKALGELTQGKLAYLPEGYTAPASEQSFSPQNQPIQNPHNRNSAKPKTAEQQTLASIPSRVLAKIADLLLWVPATYILTGFFSKQEAEQFNALNIQFMDAMFGAAADPALAQQLQTQMIEMFSQQAWFAMAAYLFIMLAVQAVLIAKSGQSIGKKLTKIKIVDAETGEKTSLMRAFTLRSALFIFLNFVFMFIAIIDIAFGLGAKRQTLHDKVARTKVIKQ, encoded by the coding sequence ATGCAAATTTACTTGGCACGAAATAATCAACAAGCCGGACCATACAGTTTGGAGCAGCTGAACCAGATGCTCGCCAGCCAGCAGGTGCTCTTAACCGACCTTGCCTGGCATCAAGGCATGGCTGAATGGAAAGCTCTAGGTGAACTCACTCAAGGCAAACTCGCATACCTGCCGGAAGGCTATACCGCTCCAGCCAGCGAACAGTCCTTCAGCCCTCAAAATCAGCCGATTCAAAACCCGCACAACCGCAATTCTGCCAAGCCGAAAACGGCTGAACAGCAGACTTTAGCCTCCATCCCAAGCCGGGTATTGGCCAAAATTGCCGACCTGCTGCTGTGGGTGCCGGCGACCTATATTCTGACCGGCTTCTTCTCCAAGCAGGAAGCTGAACAGTTCAATGCGCTCAATATCCAGTTCATGGACGCCATGTTTGGCGCAGCGGCCGACCCGGCTTTGGCGCAGCAGCTGCAGACTCAAATGATTGAAATGTTTTCGCAGCAGGCCTGGTTCGCCATGGCTGCCTACCTGTTCATTATGCTGGCTGTGCAGGCGGTTTTAATCGCAAAATCGGGCCAGTCTATCGGCAAAAAGCTGACCAAGATTAAAATTGTCGACGCGGAAACCGGTGAAAAAACCTCCTTAATGCGCGCATTTACGCTCCGCAGCGCCCTGTTCATCTTTTTGAATTTCGTATTTATGTTCATTGCAATCATCGATATTGCCTTCGGACTGGGCGCAAAGCGTCAAACTTTGCACGATAAGGTCGCCAGAACCAAGGTCATCAAGCAATAA